In Tachysurus vachellii isolate PV-2020 chromosome 1, HZAU_Pvac_v1, whole genome shotgun sequence, a genomic segment contains:
- the wu:fb63a08 gene encoding MAM and LDL-receptor class A domain-containing protein 1 isoform X1, with protein sequence MASHMWLRLLVLVCIYVTITEALLSKSAVTLPGWRQNADYITKCDFDSNQSPFCDWSAKGLIRSQVGHEKFYLSRDLMSPVTWLDTELLYLSGDSCLEFWYYKPAHDSSELRVLLSNDDVLTQIWSSLHTKGHAWRQVLIPLSYTEIHFKIIFEVAQRQGTEEIVFDRIGVQQGQCHSQCQPDTQFWTDEFTQCTCIESQLTCAQIACGDGQPCSKTVRSKRSSDSFTSGTCKVTSDLRYTTFDGVKSRFMGHCIHLLTEVCDEAGLLPDFVVEVKNEQIGKSSKVQIQQVNLNIQHLRVTLPRRNKRKIMVNGIWRNLPLSLGEDTIKINAQGSAVVLQTNFNLSVSFSKTGAVEVTVPIQYSGKLCGMCGNFNNLMDDDKNIPGGSSVKNTQILGQTWKGDSVYCQDPIVSSGCSESEKLEYTSKMYCGVLLSQNGPFSKCSSSLDTSSLFQSCISEMCTTKGDHDAFCDVLQAVEKSCSEVGISVTGWRNETHCSCGSNSHFNACSSECPSTCSSLDAAEDCGRCQERCDCDDGFLLSGGSCVPMADCGCWADGQHYEIGERFMKDDCERQCMCAGQGNIQCSTTSCLAHEVCKVENGVIGCFPSSPVTCSVYGDPHYITFDGKAYSFQGTCNYTIAKTCDIGGVQFTLTARNEDLRNYTSSSLNSVALDVNGFHLAIRKDKLVYVNGSQTTLPFSHSTSVSVSQTGLYVIVETKFGLRFLFNGNDRLFVQVDERHKGRMCGLCGTYSGSQFDDFLTPGGSVVPYPHDFANSWNTHDKDWPCISGSENKPKCSTELENKGFQQCSKLFGDAFKACHWFVPPQIFVNSCVQDFCTSGGDQTQLCTSLENYVAACEVSEVFLGDWRNGTVCDVPTTLPTVKPNTPTPLQTTTQISSANCSWSCNFDQDECGWEQLIQDSFDWSRLSGSTPSDFTGPSSDHTTGRGFYMYIEGDGVYHGDSARMLSPECNTLGTQCMTFWYHMYGGESMMLNIYLLEENRATKIWSTANNQGNHWHLAQVEINPIGPFQIIVEGIRGSNAQSDVAWDDVTIVHGKCVVVMPKPEVPSPTSGNMFVTTSVCGMNCNFENNLCTWTQMLTDVFDWTRHNGPTSTALTGPSSDHTTGTGYYLYIEGDSATHGDTARLLSKECSDVQPQCLQFWYHMYGSSWTMGLTVYLLHGNVAKEVWRKRENQGNVWHQAKVDITPHSTFRILFEGRRGDNARSDVALDDILIHRGHCEDLISHQTVPPAPGKPELTPKISSPRIKSVFSPVCTFDCNFDNDLCTWSQLATDVFDWTRHNGPTSTALTGPSSDHTTGTGYYLYIEGDSATHGDTARLLSKECSDVQPQCLQFWYHMYGSSWTMGLTVYLLHGNVAQEVWRKRENQGNVWHQAQVDITPHSTFRILFEGRRGDNARSDVALDDVLIHRGQCEDLISHQTVSPAPDKPRVMPTVTSPTTKSAVSPVCTFDCNFDNDLCTWSQLATDVFDWTRHNGPTSTAMTGPSSDHTTGTGYYLYIEGDGATHGDTARLLSKECSDVQPQCLQFWYHMYGSSWTMGLTVYLLHGNVAQEVWRKRENQGNVWHQAQVDITPHSTFRILFEGRRGDNARSDVALDDVLIHRGQCEDLISHQTVSPAPDKPRVMPTVTSPTTKSAVSPVCTFDCNFDNDLCTWSQLATDVFDWTRHNGPTSTAMTGPSSDHTTGTGYYLYIEGDGATHGDTARLLSEECSDVQPQCLQFWYHMYGSSWTMGLTVYLLHGNVAQEVWRKRENQGNVWHQAQVDITPHSTFRILFEGRRGDNARSDVALDDVLIHRGQCEDLISHQTVSPAPDKPRVMPTVTSPTTKSAVSPVCTFDCNFDNDLCTWSQLATDVFDWTRHNGPTSTAMTGPSSDHTTGTGYYLYIEGDGATHGDTARLLSEECSDVQPQCLQFWYHMYGSSWTMGLTVYLLHGNVAQEVWRKRENQGNVWHQAQVDITPHSTFRILFEGRRGDNARSDVALDDVLIHRGQCEDLISHQTVSPAPDKPRVMPTVTSPTTKSAVSPVCTFDCNFDNDLCTWSQLATDVFDWTRHNGPTSTAMTGPSSDHTTGTGYYLYIEGDGATHGDTARLLSEECSDVQPQCLQFWYHMYGSSWTMGLTVYLLHGNVAQEVWRKRENQGNVWHQALVDITPHSTFRILFEGRRGDNARSDVALDDVLIHRGQCEDLISHQTVSPAPDKPRVMPTVTSPTTKSAVSPVCTFDCNFDNDLCTWSQLATDVFDWTRHNGPTSTAMTGPSSDHTTGTGYYLYIEGDGATHGDTARLLSEECSDVQPQCLQFWYHMYGSSWTMGLTVYLLHGNVAQEVWRKRENQGNVWHQAQVDITPHSTFRILFEGRRGDNARSDVALDDVLIHRGQCEDLISHQTVSPAPDKPRVMPTVTSPTTKSAVSPVCTFDCNFDNDLCTWSQLATDVFDWTRHNGPTSTAMTGPSSDHTTGTGYYLYIEGDSATHGDTACLLSEECSDVQPQCLQFWYHMYGSSWTMGLTVYLLHGNVAQEVWRKRENQGNVWHQAQVDITPHSTFRILFEGRRGDNARSDVALDDVLIHRGQCEDLISHQTVSPAPDKPRVMPTVTSSTTKSAVSPVCTFDCNFDNDLCTWSQLATDVFDWTRHNGPTSTAMTGPSSDHTTGTGYYLYIEGDSATHGDTARLLSEECSDVQPQCLQFWYHMYGSSWTMGLTVYLLHGNVAQEVWRKRENQGNVWHQALVDITPHSTFRILFEGRRGHNERSDVAVDDVSFHRGNCADLLKHVAGSPTTDITQ encoded by the exons ATGGCAAGCCATATGTGGCTTCGCCTTCTAGTATTAGTCTGCATATACGTGACGATCACTGAAGCTTTATTAag TAAGTCTGCAGTTACTCTTCCTGGTTGGAGGCAGAATGCAG ATTATATTACAAAGTGTGACTTTGACAGTAATCAGTCTCCGTTCTGTGACTGGAGTGCAAAGGGGTTAATCAGAAGCCAAGTAGGACATG AGAAATTCTACCTCTCAAGAGATCTTATGAGTCCTGTAACTTGGTTAGACACTGAGCTTTTGTATCTCTCTGGAGACTCGTGTCTTGAATTCTGGTATTACAAGCCAGCGCATGACAGCTCAGAATTGAGAGTCCTGCTAAGTAATGATGATGTCCTAACACAAATCTGGAGCTCTCTGCATACTAAGGGCCATGCCTGGAGGCAGGTGCTCATTCCACTGAGTTACACAGAGATTCATTTTAag ATTATTTTTGAAGTTGCACAAAGACAGGGAACAGAAGAAATTGTATTTGACAGGATTGGAGTCCAGCAAGGACAGTGTC ACTCCCAGTGCCAGCCAGACACTCAGTTCTGGACAGATGAATTCACTCAGTGCACCTGTATTGAAAGTCAGCTGACCTGTGCCCAAATTGCTTGTGGGGATGGTCAACCCTGCAGTAAGACTGTTCGGTCTAAAAGGTCAAGTGACTCATTCACATCTGGCACCTGCAAAGTTACAAGCGACCTGCGATACACCACATTTGATGGGGTGAAATCCCGTTTTATGGGTCATTGTATTCATCTACTGACGGAGGTGTGTGATGAGGCTGGATTGCTTCCAGATTTTGTAGTGGAGGTGAAGAATGAGCAAATAGGCAAATCATCTAAAGTCCAAATCCAGCAGGTTAATCTGAACATACAACATCTAAGAGTGACGCTGCCAAgaaggaacaaaagaaagatCATG GTAAATGGGATTTGGAGGAATCTACCCCTGAGTCTAGGTGAAGACACAATAAAAATTAATGCCCAAGGATCAGCCGTAGTGCTTCAGACAAACTTCAACCTGTCTGTTTCCTTTTCCAAAACTGGTGCTGTTGAGGTAACTGTACCAATCCAATATTCAGGCAAACTCTGTGGCATGTGTGGCAACTTTAACAATTTAATGGATGATGATAAGAACATACCGGGTGGATCTTCAGTCAAGAACACCCAGATTTTGGGGCAGACGTGGAAGGGTGACAGTGTCTACTGCCAAGACCCCATTGTATCAAGCGGGTGCTCAGAATCTGAGAAGCTGGAATATACAAGCAAGATGTACTGTGGAGTTCTGCTGTCCCAAAATGGCCCCTTCTCAAAGTGCTCTTCTTCTCTTGATACCTCAAGCCTCTTCCAAAGCTGCATATCTGAGATGTGTACTACTAAAGGAGACCATGATGCCTTCTGTGATGTCCTGCAGGCAGTTGAAAAGTCCTGCAGTGAGGTTGGAATTTCTGTGACTGGCTGGAGAAATGAAACTCATTGTT CCTGTGGGTCTAACAGCCACTTTAATGCCTGCTCCAGTGAGTGCCCTTCCACCTGTTCTAGCCTGGATGCTGCAGAGGACTGTGGTAGGTGTCAAGAGAGATGTGATTGTGATGATGGTTTCCTGCTTAGCGGAGGAAGTTGTGTACCTATGGCGGACTGTGGTTGCTGGGCCGATGGACAGCACTATGAg ATAGGAGAGAGATTTATGAAGGATGACTGTGAGAGGCAATGCATGTGTGCTGGGCAGGGCAATATTCAATGTTCAACTACTTCTTGCCTGGCCCATGAAGTCTGTAAAGTCGAGAATGGCGTAATAGGTTGCTTCCCCTCCAGTCCAGTGACTTGCAGTGTCTATGGTGATCCCCATTACATTACCTTTGATGGCAAGGCCTATTCATTCCAGGGAACCTGTAACTACACCATTGCTAAAACATGTGACATTGGTGGAGTTCAGTTCACATTAACGGCACGAAATGAGGACTTGAGAAACTATACATCTTCATCTCTGAACTCTGTGGCTCTGGATGTGAATGGCTTTCATCTCGCAATCAGAAAGGACAAGCTGGTTTAt GTGAATGGAAGCCAAACCACTCTTCCTTTTTCGCACAGCACCTCAGTGAGTGTGTCTCAAACAGGTCTATATGTGATCGTGGAAACAAAATTTGGTTTGAGGTTTCTGTTCAATGGAAATGACCGGCTATTTGTGCAAGTAGATGAGAGACACAAAGGCAGGATGTGTGGACTTTGTGGAACCTACTCTGGAAGTCAGTTTGATGACTTCTTGACACCTGGTGGCAGTGTAGTTCCATATCCACATGATTTTGCTAATAGTTGGAATACTCATGACAAGGACTGGCC ttgtaTCAGTGGGTCTGAGAATAAACCTAAATGTTCAACTGAGCTAGAGAACAAGGGATTTCAGCAGTGTAGTAAGCTGTTTGGAGATGCCTTCAAAGCTTGCCACTGGTTTGTGCCCCCTCAGATTTTTGTGAACAGCTGTGTGCAAGACTTTTGCACCTCAGGAGGTGATCAGACTCAGCTATGTACTTCTTTAGAAAATTATGTGGCAGCCTGTGAAGTATCTGAGGTGTTTCTTGGAGATTGGAGGAACGGAACAGTCTGTG ATGTTCCAACCACACTGCCAACAGTAAAACCAAACACCCCAACACCTTTACAAACCACCACCCAAATTTCTAGTGCAA ATTGTTCATGGAGCTGCAACTTTGACCAGGATGAATGTGGATGGGAACAATTAATCCAGGACAGTTTTGATTGGTCAAGATTGTCTGGATCAACACCATCTGATTTCACTGGCCCAAGCAGTGACCACACAACTGGAA GGGGCTTTTACATGTATATTGAGGGTGACGGAGTCTACCATGGTGACTCGGCACGCATGTTGAGTCCAGAATGCAATACTTTGGGCACCCAGTGCATGACTTTCTGGTATCACATGTATGGTGGGGAATCTATGATGCTTAACATTTACCTGTTAGAAGAGAACCGTGCCACCAAAATATGGTCTACAGCCAATAATCAAGGCAACCACTGGCACCTTGCCCAAGTTGAGATTAACCCAATAGGACCATTCCAG ATTATTGTGGAAGGCATAAGGGGTTCAAATGCTCAGTCAGATGTGGCATGGGATGATGTGACCATAGTACATGGAAAATGTGTAGTTGTGATGCCTAAACCTGAGGTGCCATCACCAACCAGTGGAAACATGTTTGTTACTACCTCAG TGTGTGGAATGAACTGCAATTTTGAGAACAATCTTTGCACATGGACTCAAATGTTAACTGATGTTtttgattggacaagacacaaTGGTCCTACATCTACAGCACTGACTGGTCCTTCATCTGACCACACAACAGGAA CTGGTTACTACCTATACATTGAGGGAGACAGTGccactcatggagacacagcTCGTCTCCTTAGTAAGGAATGCTCTGATGTCCAACCCCAGTGTCTGCAGTTCTGGTATCACATGTACGGGTCTAGCTGGACTATGGGACTGACTGTCTACCTGTTACATGGGAATGTGGCCAAGGAGgtttggagaaagagagaaaaccaGGGGAATGTCTGGCATCAGGCTAAAGTGGATATCACACCCCATAGCACATTCAGG attttatttgaagGACGCCGAGGAGACAATGCTAGGTCAGATGTGGCCCTGGACGACATCTTAATACACAGAGGACATTGTGAAG ATTTAATAAGCCATCAGACTGTTCCACCTGCACCTGGAAAGCCAGAACTAACCCCTAAAATCAGCAGCCCAAGAATCAAATCTGTATTTTCACCTGTGTGCACATTTGACTGCAATTTTGACAATGACCTGTGCACATGGAGTCAGTTAGCGACCGATGTTTTTGACTGGACGAGACATAACGGTCCTACATCTACAGCACTGACTGGCCCTTCATCTGACCACACAACAGGAA CTGGTTACTACCTGTACATTGAGGGAGACAGCGccactcatggagacacagcTCGTCTCCTCAGCAAGGAATGCTCTGATGTCCAACCCCAGTGTCTGCAGTTCTGGTATCACATGTACGGGTCTAGCTGGACAATGGGACTGACTGTCTACCTGTTACATGGGAATGTGGCACAGGAAgtttggagaaagagagaaaaccaGGGGAATGTCTGGCACCAGGCTCAAGTGGACATCACACCCCATAGCACATTCAGG ATTTTATTTGAAGGACGCCGAGGAGACAATGCTAGGTCAGATGTGGCCCTGGACGACGTCTTAATACACAGAGGACAGTGTGAAG ATTTAATAAGCCATCAGACTGTTTCACCTGCACCTGATAAGCCAAGAGTAATGCCTACAGTCACCAGCCCTACTACCAAATCTGCAGTCTCACCTGTGTGCACATTTGACTGCAATTTTGACAATGACCTGTGCACATGGAGTCAGTTAGCGACCGATGTTTTTGACTGGACGAGACATAACGGTCCTACATCTACAGCAATGACTGGCCCTTCATCTGACCACACAACAGGAA CTGGTTACTACCTATACATTGAGGGAGACGGTGccactcatggagacacagcTCGTCTCCTCAGCAAGGAATGCTCTGATGTCCAACCCCAGTGTCTGCAGTTCTGGTATCACATGTACGGGTCTAGCTGGACAATGGGACTGACTGTCTACCTGTTACATGGGAATGTGGCACAGGAAgtttggagaaagagagaaaaccaGGGGAATGTCTGGCACCAGGCTCAAGTGGACATCACACCCCATAGCACATTCAGG ATTTTATTTGAAGGACGCCGAGGAGACAATGCTAGGTCAGATGTGGCCCTGGACGACGTCTTAATACACAGAGGACAGTGTGAAG ATTTAATAAGCCATCAGACTGTTTCACCTGCACCTGATAAGCCAAGAGTAATGCCTACAGTCACCAGCCCTACTACCAAATCTGCAGTCTCACCTGTGTGCACATTTGACTGCAATTTTGACAATGACCTGTGCACATGGAGTCAGTTAGCGACCGATGTTTTTGACTGGACGAGACATAACGGTCCTACATCTACAGCAATGACTGGCCCTTCATCTGACCACACAACAGGAA CTGGTTACTACCTATACATTGAGGGAGACGGTGccactcatggagacacagcTCGTCTCCTCAGCGAGGAATGCTCTGATGTCCAACCCCAGTGTCTGCAGTTCTGGTATCACATGTACGGGTCTAGCTGGACAATGGGACTGACTGTCTACCTGTTACATGGGAATGTGGCCCAGGAAgtttggagaaagagagaaaaccaGGGGAATGTCTGGCACCAGGCTCAAGTGGACATCACACCCCATAGCACATTCAGG ATTTTATTTGAAGGACGCCGAGGAGACAATGCTAGGTCAGATGTGGCCCTGGACGACGTCTTAATACACAGAGGACAGTGTGAAG ATTTAATAAGCCATCAGACTGTTTCACCTGCACCTGATAAGCCAAGAGTAATGCCTACAGTCACCAGCCCTACTACCAAATCTGCAGTCTCACCTGTGTGCACATTTGACTGCAATTTTGACAATGACCTGTGCACATGGAGTCAGTTAGCGACCGATGTTTTTGACTGGACGAGACATAACGGTCCTACATCTACAGCAATGACTGGCCCTTCATCTGACCACACAACAGGAA CTGGTTACTACCTATACATTGAGGGAGACGGTGccactcatggagacacagcTCGTCTCCTCAGCGAGGAATGCTCTGATGTCCAACCCCAGTGTCTGCAGTTCTGGTATCACATGTACGGGTCTAGCTGGACAATGGGACTGACTGTCTACCTGTTACATGGGAATGTGGCCCAGGAAgtttggagaaagagagaaaaccaGGGGAATGTCTGGCACCAGGCTCAAGTGGACATCACACCCCATAGCACATTCAGG ATTTTATTTGAAGGACGCCGAGGAGACAATGCTAGGTCAGATGTGGCCCTGGACGACGTCTTAATACACAGAGGACAGTGTGAAG ATTTAATAAGCCATCAGACTGTTTCACCTGCACCTGATAAGCCAAGAGTAATGCCTACAGTCACCAGCCCTACTACCAAATCTGCAGTCTCACCTGTGTGCACATTTGACTGCAATTTTGACAATGACCTGTGCACATGGAGTCAGTTAGCGACCGATGTTTTTGACTGGACGAGACATAACGGTCCTACATCTACAGCAATGACTGGCCCTTCATCTGACCACACAACAGGAA CTGGTTACTACCTATACATTGAGGGAGACGGTGccactcatggagacacagcTCGTCTCCTCAGCGAGGAATGCTCTGATGTCCAACCCCAGTGTCTGCAGTTCTGGTATCACATGTACGGGTCTAGCTGGACAATGGGACTGACTGTCTACCTGTTACATGGGAATGTGGCCCAGGAAgtttggagaaagagagaaaaccaGGGGAATGTCTGGCACCAGGCTCTAGTGGACATCACACCCCATAGCACATTCAGG ATTTTATTTGAAGGACGCCGAGGAGACAATGCTAGGTCAGATGTGGCCCTGGACGACGTCTTAATACACAGAGGACAGTGTGAAG ATTTAATAAGCCATCAGACTGTTTCACCTGCACCTGATAAGCCAAGAGTAATGCCTACAGTCACCAGCCCTACTACCAAATCTGCAGTCTCACCTGTGTGCACATTTGACTGCAATTTTGACAATGACCTGTGCACATGGAGTCAGTTAGCGACCGATGTTTTTGACTGGACGAGACATAACGGTCCTACATCTACAGCAATGACTGGCCCTTCATCTGACCACACAACAGGAA CTGGTTACTACCTATACATTGAGGGAGACGGTGccactcatggagacacagcTCGTCTCCTCAGCGAGGAATGCTCTGATGTCCAACCCCAGTGTCTGCAGTTCTGGTATCACATGTACGGGTCTAGCTGGACAATGGGACTGACTGTCTACCTGTTACATGGGAATGTGGCCCAGGAAgtttggagaaagagagaaaaccaGGGGAATGTCTGGCACCAGGCTCAAGTGGACATCACACCCCATAGCACATTCAGG ATTTTATTTGAAGGACGCCGAGGAGACAATGCTAGGTCAGATGTGGCCCTGGACGACGTCTTAATACACAGAGGACAGTGTGAAG ATTTAATAAGCCATCAGACTGTTTCACCTGCACCTGATAAGCCAAGAGTAATGCCTACAGTCACCAGCCCTACTACCAAATCTGCAGTCTCACCTGTGTGCACATTTGACTGCAATTTTGACAATGACCTGTGCACATGGAGTCAGTTAGCGACCGATGTTTTTGACTGGACGAGACATAACGGTCCTACATCTACAGCAATGACTGGCCCTTCATCTGACCACACAACAGGAA CTGGTTACTACCTATACATTGAGGGAGACAGTGccactcatggagacacagcTTGTCTCCTTAGTGAGGAATGCTCTGATGTCCAACCCCAGTGTCTGCAGTTCTGGTATCACATGTACGGGTCTAGCTGGACTATGGGACTGACTGTCTACCTGTTACATGGGAATGTGGCACAGGAAgtttggagaaagagagaaaaccaGGGGAATGTCTGGCACCAGGCTCAAGTGGACATCACACCCCATAGCACATTCAGG attttatttgaagGACGCCGAGGAGACAATGCTAGGTCAGATGTGGCCCTGGACGACGTCTTAATACACAGAGGACAGTGTGAAG ATTTAATAAGCCATCAGACTGTTTCACCTGCACCTGATAAGCCAAGAGTAATGCCTACAGTCACCAGCTCAACTACCAAATCTGCAGTCTCACCTGTGTGCACATTTGACTGCAATTTTGACAATGACCTGTGCACATGGAGTCAGTTAGCGACCGATGTTTTTGACTGGACGAGACATAACGGTCCTACATCTACAGCAATGACTGGCCCTTCATCTGACCACACAACAGGAA CTGGTTACTACCTGTACATTGAGGGAGACAGTGccactcatggagacacagcTCGTCTCCTTAGTGAGGAATGCTCTGATGTCCAACCCCAGTGTCTGCAGTTCTGGTATCACATGTACGGGTCTAGCTGGACTATGGGACTGACTGTCTACCTGTTACATGGGAATGTGGCACAGGAAgtttggagaaagagagaaaaccaGGGGAATGTTTGGCATCAGGCTCTAGTGGACATCACGCCCCATAGCACATTCAGG attttatttgaagGACGCAGAGGACACAATGAAAGATCAGATGTGGCAGTGGATGATGTCTCTTTCCACAGAGGAAACTGTGCAG ATTTACTGAAACATGTGGCTGGTTCACCTACAACAGACATCACCCAATGA